Proteins found in one Nostoc sp. NIES-3756 genomic segment:
- a CDS encoding caspase, EACC1-associated type: protein MAKVALLIGISEYQEELTPLPNAVNDVEAMRRVLVNPEMGDFAEADVTVLKNPQRQQMEDAIYKLYANCQKDDVVLFYFSGHGVTVENGDFYFSTSLTQKDKNKLILPTAVAAKNVHDWMNQSKSKRQVIILDCCFSGAFAKGLTAKDDGTIDLQQYLGGEGRAILTASTSTQYAFESDSFDLSIYTHYLVEGIEKGAADQDGDGLIAVDELHSYAKSKVQEASPAMTPEFYPVKEGFRIFLAKSPKNDPKLKYRKEVERLCYAGKFTIPARRLLNSLRIQFQLDSDIADAIEAEVQQPYREYERKLKEYEATLIETIEVEPILSKITLRDLKDYQQHLGLRDEDVALIKAGIITSQQKSSISAEQSSEPIKPSSANQFEFDIVIVDAKGNVTNCSRGQAEYFTEDLGNGVFLDMVAIPGGQFLMGSPKNELERFDTESPQHEVNVQPFCMGKFSVTQAQWRAVSALNKVNMDLKPDPSHFKGANRPVEKVSWYDAVEFCLRLTAYTKREYRLSSEAEWEYACRAGTTTPFHFGETITSDLANYGANYTYGAGVEGVDRKETTEVGSFRVANAFGLYDMHGNVWEWCLDDWHENYQGAPTDGSPWFDDMVTERSQSNDNLYQKQGKAVLRGGSWLHYPKDCRSASRVNYGRAERSNRINTVGFRVVCAAGRILR from the coding sequence ATGGCAAAGGTAGCACTGCTAATCGGGATTAGTGAATATCAAGAGGAATTAACACCGCTACCAAATGCTGTCAATGATGTAGAAGCAATGCGCCGCGTTTTGGTAAATCCTGAAATGGGTGATTTTGCTGAAGCGGATGTAACGGTGTTGAAAAATCCCCAACGGCAGCAAATGGAAGACGCTATTTATAAACTATATGCCAATTGTCAGAAAGATGATGTGGTGCTGTTCTATTTTTCTGGTCATGGGGTAACAGTAGAAAATGGTGACTTTTACTTCTCGACTAGCCTCACCCAGAAAGATAAGAATAAATTAATACTTCCCACAGCCGTAGCAGCTAAAAATGTCCATGATTGGATGAACCAGAGCAAGTCTAAGCGACAGGTAATAATTTTAGATTGCTGCTTTAGTGGTGCTTTCGCCAAGGGTTTGACAGCTAAAGATGACGGGACTATTGACTTGCAACAGTATCTAGGCGGTGAAGGAAGGGCAATTCTTACGGCTTCCACTTCCACACAATATGCTTTTGAGTCCGATAGTTTTGACCTTTCGATTTATACTCATTATCTGGTGGAAGGGATTGAGAAAGGCGCAGCAGATCAAGATGGTGATGGATTAATTGCAGTGGATGAATTGCATAGCTACGCGAAAAGTAAGGTGCAAGAAGCATCTCCTGCCATGACACCAGAGTTTTACCCAGTTAAGGAAGGCTTTCGGATTTTTCTGGCAAAATCACCCAAGAACGATCCTAAACTGAAATATCGCAAGGAAGTAGAACGCCTATGTTATGCTGGCAAGTTTACCATTCCAGCCCGTCGCCTCTTAAATTCATTACGTATTCAGTTTCAGCTTGATTCAGATATTGCTGATGCGATTGAAGCTGAAGTTCAACAACCATATCGGGAATATGAACGAAAACTAAAAGAATATGAAGCAACGCTAATTGAGACAATTGAAGTTGAACCAATACTGAGCAAAATCACTCTCCGTGACCTCAAAGACTATCAGCAACATTTAGGTTTACGAGATGAAGATGTCGCATTAATAAAAGCTGGTATTATCACTAGTCAGCAAAAATCTTCCATATCCGCAGAACAATCATCTGAACCAATTAAACCAAGTTCAGCAAATCAGTTTGAGTTTGACATAGTAATTGTCGATGCTAAGGGAAATGTAACCAACTGCAGCCGAGGACAAGCCGAGTATTTTACAGAAGACTTGGGTAATGGTGTTTTTCTAGATATGGTCGCAATTCCTGGTGGACAATTCCTCATGGGTTCGCCAAAGAATGAGCTAGAACGATTTGATACAGAAAGCCCACAACATGAAGTTAATGTTCAACCATTTTGCATGGGGAAGTTTTCTGTTACCCAAGCTCAATGGCGGGCTGTATCTGCTTTGAACAAAGTAAATATGGATTTGAAACCTGACCCTTCTCATTTTAAAGGTGCGAATCGACCTGTAGAAAAAGTTTCTTGGTATGATGCAGTAGAGTTTTGCTTGCGTCTCACTGCCTATACAAAAAGAGAGTATCGTCTGTCTAGTGAAGCTGAATGGGAATATGCCTGTAGAGCCGGAACCACAACACCATTCCATTTTGGCGAGACTATTACATCAGACTTAGCCAACTATGGTGCTAACTATACTTATGGTGCTGGTGTGGAAGGAGTAGATCGAAAGGAAACTACAGAAGTAGGTAGCTTTAGAGTAGCTAACGCCTTTGGATTATACGATATGCACGGAAACGTATGGGAATGGTGTCTCGACGATTGGCATGAAAACTACCAAGGTGCGCCAACAGATGGCAGTCCTTGGTTTGATGATATGGTTACTGAGCGCAGCCAAAGTAATGATAATCTTTATCAAAAACAAGGAAAGGCTGTACTGCGGGGCGGTTCCTGGCTCCACTATCCTAAAGACTGCCGTTCTGCGTCTCGCGTCAACTACGGTAGGGCGGAGCGCAGCAACCGCATCAACACTGTTGGTTTTCGTGTGGTGTGTGCCGCCGGGAGGATTCTCCGGTAG
- a CDS encoding Uma2 family endonuclease codes for MVKTPPKYQTIPQLENGDKLTRYEFERRYNATPNVKKAELIEGIVYIMPAALRFRSHGQPHARILTWLGTYETATPSISLAVEPTVRLDLDNEPQSDAVLLIDQVAGGQARVSEDDYIEGAPELVVEIAASSVAIDLHAKKQAYRRNGVKEYIVWQVLEQRLTWFYLEQGEYLELEPDADGIIRSRIFPGLWLAVAELFAGNKQAVVTVLQTGLQSREHGAFVQQLALGNNS; via the coding sequence ATGGTAAAAACACCTCCAAAATATCAAACAATTCCTCAATTAGAAAACGGCGACAAGCTCACCCGCTATGAATTTGAGCGTCGCTACAACGCTACGCCTAACGTCAAAAAAGCTGAATTAATTGAAGGAATTGTTTATATAATGCCTGCTGCTTTACGTTTTAGAAGTCACGGTCAACCCCATGCTAGGATTCTTACATGGCTAGGTACTTATGAAACTGCTACACCTAGTATATCTTTAGCAGTTGAACCAACTGTACGTCTAGACTTAGATAACGAACCCCAATCAGATGCTGTTTTACTTATTGACCAAGTAGCAGGCGGTCAAGCAAGGGTAAGTGAAGATGATTATATTGAAGGTGCGCCTGAGTTAGTTGTAGAAATTGCTGCTAGTAGTGTAGCGATTGACCTTCATGCAAAAAAACAAGCTTATCGTCGCAATGGAGTTAAAGAATACATCGTTTGGCAAGTTCTTGAGCAAAGATTGACTTGGTTTTATCTTGAGCAAGGTGAGTATTTAGAATTAGAGCCTGACGCTGATGGAATTATACGAAGTCGTATTTTTCCTGGCTTGTGGTTAGCAGTTGCAGAGTTATTCGCAGGAAATAAGCAGGCTGTGGTGACTGTTTTACAAACAGGCTTACAATCTCGTGAACATGGGGCTTTTGTTCAGCAGTTAGCACTGGGAAATAATTCGTAA
- a CDS encoding DICT sensory domain-containing protein has product MLEGSILQQLEASHRHSTRPIRFGVYYKNTLVALCHALEDHILADDSQPLVITAFQRGKWYLQEAQRYADIAKSSRQIAIMAAPDAGFAEHPTSQLPNVDLVALKPSDPVAQEWHLIILSSKYTAMVLCQELSEADYGVGGRPDSDLERKFYGLWTFEPELVRETAELAIAHIQKYNPELAQKLLAYDREIEKGAIASEELSAVVSLVVDYLQTGQEELAIPAAIRHQALDNNLVSNEIQAFLRMAQLMDLADIKNPQAASEVATLAETLGQLLDLPAWQIKRLKLAGLLHRIDPLQKAESIFTAGSYPQYQESAPSCPLTCALVPAAQVLRKMSRLRAVAQIITHQTEWWDGTGQPAGLAGDEIPLESRILALVADFQWQVNQKKATNQNRQEIFVQALEECRQQSNRFDPKLIDALSLLVMGLQQGLDLPLMTPKVSTGMWLLDSRWDSHSKTSEMSSYPQ; this is encoded by the coding sequence ATGTTAGAAGGTTCAATTCTACAACAGCTAGAAGCGTCCCATCGTCACAGCACCAGACCGATTCGATTCGGAGTGTATTACAAAAATACTCTGGTTGCCCTTTGTCATGCTTTAGAAGACCATATATTGGCAGATGACAGCCAACCCTTGGTTATTACTGCCTTCCAACGGGGTAAATGGTATTTACAAGAAGCTCAAAGATATGCAGACATCGCCAAGTCTAGCCGCCAGATTGCTATCATGGCAGCACCAGATGCGGGTTTTGCTGAACATCCTACTAGTCAATTGCCAAATGTAGATTTAGTGGCGCTAAAGCCATCTGATCCAGTAGCGCAAGAATGGCACTTGATTATCTTGTCATCAAAATACACAGCGATGGTACTTTGTCAAGAGTTGTCTGAGGCTGATTATGGAGTAGGTGGACGACCAGATTCTGATTTGGAGCGCAAGTTTTACGGGTTGTGGACTTTTGAGCCGGAGTTGGTGAGGGAAACGGCAGAGTTAGCGATCGCGCATATTCAAAAGTACAATCCAGAGTTAGCCCAAAAACTACTCGCCTATGACCGGGAGATTGAGAAAGGGGCGATCGCTTCAGAAGAATTGAGTGCGGTCGTTTCTCTTGTGGTAGATTATTTGCAAACAGGACAAGAGGAATTAGCTATCCCCGCAGCTATTCGCCACCAAGCCTTAGATAACAACTTGGTTTCTAACGAAATTCAAGCATTTTTGCGAATGGCGCAACTGATGGATTTAGCCGATATCAAAAATCCACAAGCCGCATCTGAAGTGGCAACTTTGGCAGAAACCTTAGGACAGCTTTTGGATTTACCTGCATGGCAAATTAAAAGATTAAAACTAGCAGGATTGTTACACCGCATAGATCCACTACAAAAAGCCGAAAGTATTTTTACGGCTGGAAGTTACCCCCAATATCAAGAATCAGCCCCCAGTTGTCCATTAACTTGTGCTTTAGTACCAGCAGCGCAAGTATTACGCAAAATGTCAAGATTACGGGCAGTAGCGCAAATTATTACTCATCAAACCGAGTGGTGGGATGGTACAGGGCAACCTGCTGGTTTAGCTGGTGATGAAATTCCCCTAGAGTCGAGAATTTTGGCTTTAGTTGCAGACTTCCAGTGGCAAGTTAATCAGAAAAAAGCCACAAATCAAAATCGCCAAGAGATATTTGTGCAAGCGTTGGAAGAATGCCGTCAGCAATCAAACCGTTTTGACCCTAAACTGATAGATGCCCTATCTTTATTAGTGATGGGCTTGCAACAAGGACTCGACTTACCTTTAATGACACCAAAAGTTAGTACAGGTATGTGGCTACTTGATTCCCGATGGGATAGCCATAGTAAGACTAGTGAGATGAGCAGTTACCCACAATGA
- a CDS encoding sugar ABC transporter permease, producing the protein MIQSPVLNHTEAVDMVAQSNVQVKISLIELGLDDEDLQAAVANLRSQLEEVDGVEAANLVPVEDAPKNSKALGGWLLGLLNAEVNPANITKLFQFLGDRFGNKPIKIGVKAPDGRELNIEASSREEFEFALQKAQEFLNDKPNS; encoded by the coding sequence ATGATACAATCGCCTGTACTTAATCATACTGAAGCGGTTGATATGGTAGCGCAATCTAACGTACAGGTGAAAATTTCTTTAATAGAACTGGGTTTAGATGATGAAGACTTGCAAGCAGCAGTAGCAAATTTGCGATCGCAGTTAGAAGAAGTGGATGGAGTAGAAGCCGCAAATTTAGTTCCTGTCGAAGATGCACCGAAGAACAGTAAAGCTTTAGGTGGGTGGTTGTTGGGCTTGTTGAACGCAGAAGTTAACCCAGCTAATATTACAAAGTTGTTTCAATTTTTGGGCGATCGCTTCGGTAACAAACCGATTAAGATAGGTGTCAAAGCGCCTGATGGCAGAGAACTGAATATAGAAGCCAGCAGTCGAGAAGAATTTGAGTTTGCCCTCCAGAAAGCCCAAGAATTTCTCAACGATAAACCAAACAGCTAA
- a CDS encoding pentapeptide repeat-containing protein — protein sequence MNIDAIKLGKLKQLPGANLEDEELSQLDLSRINLAGANLVGTNFTRSKLEGGHLEGANLMGATLQEADLRANLMGANLMQADLTGADLRGSNLRGANLMGARLSDVTLAGAFLSGANLMNVNLQGVDLRSADLRGVNLTGANLKGADLSRADLQGALLSEANLEEADLRGANLAGVNLTGANLLCAELEGANLQGINLDKACFVGTLLETGG from the coding sequence ATGAATATTGACGCAATTAAACTAGGCAAACTCAAACAACTGCCAGGCGCTAATCTAGAAGATGAAGAACTCTCCCAACTAGATTTAAGCCGCATCAATTTGGCTGGCGCTAACCTTGTCGGTACTAACTTCACTCGTTCTAAACTCGAAGGCGGACATTTAGAAGGGGCTAACTTAATGGGTGCAACCCTACAAGAAGCCGACTTGAGGGCGAACCTGATGGGAGCCAATTTGATGCAGGCAGATTTAACAGGCGCGGACTTACGCGGTAGCAATCTACGTGGTGCTAACCTGATGGGGGCTAGGCTGAGTGATGTTACATTAGCTGGTGCTTTTTTGAGTGGCGCTAATTTGATGAACGTCAATTTACAAGGCGTAGACCTACGCAGTGCTGACTTGCGAGGCGTTAACCTAACAGGGGCTAATTTGAAAGGCGCAGACTTAAGCCGTGCTGATTTACAAGGGGCGTTGTTAAGTGAGGCGAATCTTGAAGAAGCCGACTTACGGGGAGCGAATCTAGCAGGGGTAAATTTGACAGGGGCTAACTTACTCTGTGCAGAGTTAGAAGGCGCAAATTTGCAAGGTATTAACTTAGATAAAGCCTGTTTTGTAGGGACATTACTAGAAACGGGTGGGTGA
- a CDS encoding PrsW family intramembrane metalloprotease, which yields MTNDYLQLAKQGDINAIASLMNLYFQPQGVTAKASLDDGCLQLILESEQIPDKASSMAFIRQELSTWQPRSINTARVYGRRPDQPFPDWEETFILVKQQAETATFIATLRTFKFASVVPYKDVFSSELYSSNTVKLLLFFGLFPLIIGLVANPANLEQTAWLLGIYYASIWGVVLYNLIKPAWFSWRETLKCVFFTAIVGIPLLLLIQRFPLFQLLYAAAESNLGIIPQLIGFILGVGVLEEICKALPVYLFLLRPRKLNEPLTGAFYGAMSGLGFAIAEGSSYSILYAFNLVRGQSGFGSYILANTIRFVSLPLFHAILAGIVGYFLGLAAINRSRQLPIMFIGVALAAVLHGSYNTFSDGALGLVIIGFTILLFVAYLRRSQQMVAEMQQAELSRPVLPPDNS from the coding sequence ATGACCAATGACTATTTACAACTTGCCAAACAAGGCGATATAAATGCGATCGCCTCGTTGATGAACCTCTATTTTCAACCACAAGGCGTTACTGCCAAAGCTAGTCTTGATGACGGTTGTTTACAACTAATCTTGGAATCTGAGCAGATTCCTGATAAGGCCTCATCTATGGCATTTATACGTCAGGAACTTTCGACTTGGCAACCTAGATCAATTAATACTGCACGGGTTTATGGTCGTAGACCTGATCAACCTTTCCCTGACTGGGAAGAAACATTCATACTTGTAAAACAGCAGGCAGAAACAGCAACGTTTATAGCCACGCTACGGACTTTTAAATTTGCTTCCGTAGTTCCTTATAAAGATGTATTTAGTTCTGAATTGTATAGCAGTAATACGGTCAAGCTATTGTTATTTTTCGGACTATTTCCTCTAATTATTGGCTTAGTAGCTAATCCGGCAAATCTAGAGCAGACAGCTTGGTTATTAGGTATTTACTACGCTAGTATATGGGGCGTAGTTTTATACAACCTAATTAAACCAGCTTGGTTTTCTTGGCGAGAGACACTCAAGTGTGTTTTCTTTACAGCAATTGTCGGTATCCCTTTACTACTTTTAATTCAGAGATTTCCTTTGTTCCAACTACTTTATGCAGCTGCGGAATCAAATTTAGGGATTATTCCTCAGTTGATTGGTTTTATTTTGGGTGTGGGAGTATTGGAGGAGATATGTAAAGCTTTACCTGTGTATTTATTTTTGCTGCGTCCCAGAAAATTAAACGAACCACTGACAGGAGCTTTTTATGGCGCTATGTCAGGATTAGGATTTGCGATCGCTGAAGGTAGTTCATACTCTATACTATATGCTTTCAACTTAGTTAGAGGTCAATCTGGCTTTGGTTCATATATCCTGGCAAATACCATTCGCTTTGTCTCACTGCCCTTATTTCACGCCATCTTAGCCGGAATTGTCGGCTATTTTCTTGGACTAGCCGCAATTAACCGTTCAAGGCAACTACCAATTATGTTTATCGGTGTGGCTTTGGCTGCGGTGTTACACGGTTCTTACAATACCTTTAGCGATGGTGCATTGGGTCTTGTCATCATCGGTTTTACAATTTTGTTATTCGTTGCATATTTGCGTCGTAGTCAACAAATGGTAGCAGAAATGCAGCAAGCGGAATTAAGCAGACCAGTTTTACCACCAGATAACTCGTAA
- a CDS encoding type II toxin-antitoxin system VapC family toxin, producing the protein MQISEALAGVSRIFIDTAPVIYFVERNQQFINLVDPIFERLETDIQAVVLPITLSECLVGAMRSGLGDLEAAFIDVLLSNEVVFVDINAVIAKNAANIRMRYNLQLPDALQVAIALTSNCDAFLTNDVTLKRVTELKIIVVRELELG; encoded by the coding sequence ATGCAAATTAGTGAAGCATTAGCAGGCGTTTCACGTATATTTATTGATACAGCACCTGTAATCTATTTTGTGGAGCGCAATCAGCAATTCATTAATTTAGTAGACCCAATTTTTGAAAGATTGGAAACTGATATTCAAGCGGTAGTCTTGCCGATAACCTTATCCGAATGTTTGGTGGGTGCTATGCGTTCGGGTTTAGGAGATTTAGAAGCAGCTTTTATCGATGTGTTGCTCAGTAATGAGGTAGTTTTTGTAGATATTAATGCTGTGATCGCAAAAAATGCTGCCAACATACGGATGCGTTACAATCTTCAGTTGCCTGATGCTTTACAAGTGGCGATCGCTTTAACGAGTAACTGTGATGCCTTTTTGACTAATGATGTGACTTTAAAGCGAGTTACAGAGTTGAAAATTATAGTGGTAAGAGAGTTAGAGTTAGGTTAG
- a CDS encoding ribosomal maturation YjgA family protein, whose translation MPLLKDIRWRTIISIAIILPIGLLYSQYRFSVSWLNQEVGGIFYEIFWCLFAFLFIPTRRAVWQIPLWVLVITCLLEFLQLWQPPFLIWLRSLWVGRMVFGNTFTWVDFPYYFVGSGLGWFWLRLIIRRTKLR comes from the coding sequence ATGCCACTACTGAAGGACATTCGCTGGCGAACCATTATTTCTATAGCTATTATTCTCCCTATTGGACTTTTATACAGCCAGTATCGGTTTTCTGTTTCGTGGTTGAACCAAGAAGTAGGGGGAATTTTTTATGAGATATTTTGGTGCTTGTTCGCTTTCCTATTTATTCCTACTCGCCGCGCAGTTTGGCAAATTCCTTTATGGGTGTTAGTCATCACTTGCTTGTTAGAATTTTTGCAATTGTGGCAACCACCTTTTCTTATTTGGTTACGTTCATTATGGGTAGGAAGGATGGTATTTGGGAATACCTTCACTTGGGTAGATTTTCCTTATTATTTTGTTGGTAGTGGCTTAGGATGGTTTTGGTTACGGCTGATAATTCGTAGGACAAAGTTAAGATAA
- a CDS encoding DUF1830 domain-containing protein, with translation MAQILDPLPPEQSGKVLCCYINATSKIQVARITNIPNWYFERVVFPGQRLVFEAPIEGQMEIHTGMMASAILSDTIPCDRLLLDEPSSSEFNTDSVVTDPISTKSIVQTNNTKPLTVAGLASVE, from the coding sequence ATGGCTCAAATACTAGACCCTCTACCACCTGAGCAATCAGGAAAAGTTCTCTGCTGCTACATTAATGCCACGAGCAAAATCCAGGTCGCTCGCATCACCAATATTCCTAATTGGTACTTTGAAAGGGTGGTCTTTCCTGGACAGCGCCTCGTGTTTGAAGCTCCTATAGAAGGGCAAATGGAAATCCATACAGGTATGATGGCAAGTGCAATTTTGTCAGATACCATTCCGTGCGATCGCTTGCTCTTGGACGAGCCTAGCAGCAGTGAATTTAATACAGACAGTGTAGTGACAGACCCTATTAGTACAAAATCAATTGTGCAAACAAATAATACAAAACCCTTAACAGTTGCTGGTTTAGCATCCGTTGAATAA
- a CDS encoding ABC transporter ATP-binding protein produces MTPLLRLEQVNLYAKLKTQLQGYPILRDISFDVSVGDRLAIIGPSGAGKTSLLRLINRLSEPTSGKIFLENKEYHQIPVAQLRQVVTLVLQEPKLLGMTVQQALAYPLVVRSLPKETIQQRVSQWTEQLQIPNDWLGRTELQLSVGQKQLVAIARALVIQPKILMLDEPTSNLDIGIASHLMQALTQLTQTHQSTVLMVNSQLDLAKMFCNRILYLHQGCLLVNQAPSEIDWLDLQQRLMHAQNQANEEWN; encoded by the coding sequence ATGACACCTCTATTACGGCTAGAACAAGTTAATCTGTATGCCAAGCTAAAAACCCAACTTCAGGGATACCCTATATTGCGGGATATCTCTTTTGATGTTTCTGTAGGCGATCGCTTGGCAATTATTGGCCCTTCAGGCGCTGGTAAAACTTCCCTGTTACGTCTGATAAACCGTCTATCTGAACCTACTAGCGGCAAAATATTTCTAGAAAACAAAGAGTATCACCAAATCCCGGTGGCTCAGTTACGCCAAGTGGTGACACTGGTATTACAGGAACCAAAATTGCTGGGGATGACAGTCCAGCAAGCCTTGGCTTATCCTTTAGTTGTGCGCAGTTTGCCCAAAGAGACAATTCAACAGCGAGTCAGTCAGTGGACAGAACAACTGCAAATTCCTAATGATTGGTTGGGGCGCACCGAATTACAACTTTCGGTAGGACAAAAACAGCTCGTAGCGATCGCTCGTGCTTTAGTCATTCAACCGAAAATTCTCATGTTGGATGAGCCAACCTCTAATTTAGATATTGGTATAGCCTCCCATCTCATGCAAGCCCTAACCCAGCTAACTCAAACTCATCAAAGTACAGTTTTGATGGTAAATAGCCAACTAGACCTAGCTAAGATGTTTTGTAATCGAATTTTGTATTTACACCAAGGATGTTTATTAGTAAATCAAGCACCTTCTGAAATTGACTGGCTTGACTTGCAACAGAGGCTGATGCACGCCCAAAACCAAGCCAATGAAGAATGGAACTAA
- a CDS encoding photosystem II high light acclimation radical SAM protein codes for MEVKTPTMENRILYVRLPCNPIFPIGVVYLSDHVHKIFSHIEQRIFDLGTVPPLDYASALDRCVDEFKPTLLVFSWRDIQIYAPVGGRGGNPLQNAFEFYYAKNPLIKLRGALGGLRIFIAYYVELWRNLGLIKRGLKRAAQYHPHARAVVGGGAVSVFYEQLGKSLPTGTIISVGEGETLLEKFLGGKEFRDERCYVVGEAKPRQRLIHEQPTPLEKTACNYDYIESIWPEFNYYLQEQDFYIGVQTKRGCPHNCCYCVYTVVEGKQVRINPADEVVAEMRQLYNRGIRNFWFTDAQFIPARKFIDDAVELLQKIVDSGMKDIHWAAYIRADNLTPELCELMAKTGMNYFEIGITSGSQELVRKMRMGYNLRTVLQNCRDLKAAGFNDLVSVNYSFNVIDERPETIRQTIAYHRELEKIFGADKVEPAIFFIGLQPHTHLEEYALKEGILKAGYNPMSLMPWTAKKLLWNPEPLGSFFGEVCLQAWRQNPNDFGREVMNILEERLGCADLEVALSAPIESKDKQLVEV; via the coding sequence ATGGAAGTTAAAACACCCACGATGGAAAATAGAATCCTCTATGTTCGCCTTCCTTGTAACCCCATCTTTCCTATTGGGGTTGTTTACCTGAGCGATCATGTCCACAAAATTTTTTCCCATATCGAACAACGCATTTTCGATTTAGGCACAGTCCCACCTTTAGATTACGCCTCCGCCCTAGATCGTTGTGTAGACGAATTTAAACCCACATTATTAGTATTTTCTTGGCGGGATATTCAAATTTATGCCCCTGTTGGTGGGCGTGGTGGTAATCCTCTGCAAAACGCTTTTGAATTTTACTACGCCAAAAATCCCCTAATTAAATTACGTGGCGCTCTGGGCGGTTTACGCATCTTCATCGCCTACTATGTAGAGTTATGGCGTAACTTGGGACTGATTAAACGTGGTTTAAAACGTGCTGCTCAATATCATCCTCATGCCCGTGCCGTTGTGGGTGGTGGTGCTGTCAGCGTATTCTACGAACAACTGGGTAAAAGTTTGCCTACAGGCACTATTATTTCTGTTGGTGAAGGCGAAACCTTACTTGAAAAATTCTTAGGTGGTAAAGAGTTTCGGGACGAACGCTGCTATGTAGTGGGAGAAGCGAAACCACGCCAGCGTTTAATTCACGAACAACCAACCCCACTGGAAAAAACTGCCTGTAACTACGACTATATCGAAAGCATCTGGCCGGAGTTTAACTACTACCTCCAAGAACAAGACTTTTACATCGGTGTGCAAACCAAGCGCGGTTGTCCTCACAACTGCTGTTACTGCGTCTATACAGTTGTAGAAGGTAAACAGGTACGCATTAACCCAGCCGATGAAGTCGTAGCGGAAATGCGCCAACTATATAATCGTGGTATTCGCAACTTCTGGTTTACCGATGCCCAATTCATCCCCGCGCGGAAGTTTATCGATGATGCTGTAGAACTGTTACAGAAAATTGTCGATTCTGGCATGAAAGATATTCATTGGGCAGCATACATCAGAGCCGACAACCTCACACCAGAATTATGTGAGTTGATGGCGAAAACTGGAATGAACTATTTTGAAATTGGTATCACCAGTGGTTCTCAAGAACTTGTCCGTAAAATGCGGATGGGTTACAACTTGCGGACTGTCTTGCAAAACTGCCGAGATTTAAAAGCGGCTGGTTTTAACGATTTGGTTTCCGTCAATTACTCCTTTAACGTCATTGATGAACGTCCCGAAACTATCCGCCAAACTATCGCCTATCACCGCGAACTAGAAAAAATCTTTGGTGCTGATAAAGTCGAACCAGCGATTTTCTTTATTGGATTACAGCCACATACCCATCTAGAAGAATATGCTTTAAAGGAAGGTATCCTCAAAGCAGGGTACAATCCCATGAGTTTGATGCCATGGACGGCTAAAAAACTCCTGTGGAACCCTGAACCTCTTGGTTCCTTCTTCGGTGAAGTCTGCTTGCAAGCTTGGCGGCAAAACCCCAATGACTTCGGCAGGGAAGTGATGAACATCTTAGAGGAAAGACTGGGATGTGCTGATTTAGAAGTAGCATTATCCGCACCAATTGAGTCAAAAGATAAGCAATTGGTAGAAGTTTAA
- a CDS encoding DUF4079 domain-containing protein, with translation MHLPSFIWLWKIAAWSMGLSLMAYLLLALTGFLMWRMRNSLSIPGFLVSRSQLITLHLVMGISMVSLVVLLLAIGIVGTLGHFGSLGHSSHLWAGIIVVALVMLSAFSATQISAGKPWARSLHVTLNIILFTGFAWVSLTGWSVVQKYLP, from the coding sequence ATGCACCTACCTTCATTTATTTGGCTGTGGAAAATAGCTGCGTGGTCGATGGGGTTGTCACTAATGGCTTATTTGCTATTAGCACTCACCGGTTTTTTGATGTGGCGGATGAGAAATTCTCTATCTATTCCTGGTTTTTTGGTATCGCGCTCCCAACTGATAACCTTACACTTGGTTATGGGTATCAGCATGGTGAGCTTAGTTGTGCTGTTGCTGGCAATTGGGATTGTTGGCACTTTGGGACATTTTGGCTCTTTAGGTCATTCCTCGCATTTGTGGGCGGGAATTATTGTAGTCGCCTTGGTTATGTTGTCTGCTTTCAGCGCCACACAAATTAGTGCTGGAAAACCTTGGGCTAGGTCTTTACATGTAACCTTGAATATAATTTTGTTTACGGGTTTCGCTTGGGTATCACTCACTGGTTGGAGCGTAGTACAAAAGTATTTACCATAA